Proteins from a genomic interval of Nostoc sp. TCL240-02:
- a CDS encoding cyclase family protein: MIQPQGQNSITYTRVIHLSHVIDIDIPQWPGDPTVEFETVAELNNDGYYLRRFALGEHSATHINAPNSFHSYSMGIDQYPAQSLVVPAVVIDIRQATAVNSDYALTVADVLAWEEEYGEIPQGCVVILNTGWQKKWFDKSAFLNHDAQGIAHFPGFGSDATQFLLKERQIAGVGIDTHGVDPGQDNTFATNRLVLEKPRIILENLTNLDQLPPKGTTLAIGILRLRGGSGSPVGVLALVP; this comes from the coding sequence ATGATACAACCCCAAGGTCAAAATAGTATCACCTACACACGGGTTATTCATCTAAGTCACGTGATTGACATAGATATTCCCCAGTGGCCTGGAGATCCCACAGTCGAATTTGAAACTGTGGCTGAACTCAATAATGATGGCTATTACCTCCGACGTTTCGCCTTGGGGGAACATAGCGCTACCCATATCAACGCTCCTAACAGCTTTCATAGCTATAGTATGGGAATTGACCAATACCCGGCTCAATCTCTAGTTGTACCTGCGGTGGTTATAGATATTCGGCAAGCCACAGCCGTGAATTCTGATTATGCGCTGACTGTTGCTGATGTTTTGGCTTGGGAAGAAGAATACGGTGAAATTCCTCAAGGCTGCGTAGTTATACTGAATACTGGCTGGCAAAAAAAGTGGTTTGATAAAAGTGCATTTCTAAATCATGATGCTCAAGGTATTGCTCATTTTCCAGGGTTTGGTAGTGATGCAACTCAATTTTTACTGAAGGAGCGGCAAATCGCTGGAGTGGGAATTGATACTCATGGTGTAGACCCTGGACAGGATAACACTTTTGCTACTAATCGCCTGGTATTGGAAAAACCGCGTATTATTTTAGAAAATCTCACCAATTTAGATCAGTTACCACCTAAAGGTACTACTTTAGCGATCGGGATTCTTCGGTTGCGTGGTGGTTCTGGTTCTCCTGTGGGTGTCTTGGCGTTAGTGCCTTAA
- a CDS encoding aldehyde dehydrogenase family protein, translated as MTTPLSCRNYIDGQWLSAVGEVTLESRNPANKTEIVATFPRSQVNDVDTAVAAARKAYHSWRTVPAPARAEYIFRVGEILLQHKEELAQLISREMGKPLTEARGDVQEGIDCAFYTAGEGRRLFGQTTPSEMSNKFAMTVRMPIGVCALITPWNFPVAIPCWKAMPALVCGNTVILKPAEDTSACATKLIEIFQKAGLPPGVINLVHGVGEEVGKALVEHPNVDLVSFTGSSETGAFVGATCGRTHKRVCLEMGGKNAQVVMEDADLELALDGAVWGAFGTTGQRCTATSRLILHRDIKEKFTTMLYERTSKLRLGAGNDTNTDIGPIVNDKQLKQVSKYLDIARDEGAKVLIGGEIALEGELKNGYFFQPTILDDVTPDMRVAREEIFGPVVALIEVSSFEDAIAILNDSNYGLSSSVYTRDINRAFTAMRDIEAGITYINGPTIGAEVHLPFGGVKQTGNGHREAGTTALDVFTEWKSVYVDFSGSLQRAQIDNRS; from the coding sequence ATGACAACTCCGCTATCTTGCCGCAATTACATCGATGGTCAATGGTTGAGTGCTGTAGGAGAAGTAACTTTAGAAAGTCGCAACCCTGCAAACAAAACCGAAATCGTTGCCACATTTCCCCGTTCCCAAGTTAATGATGTAGATACAGCAGTAGCCGCAGCCCGTAAAGCTTACCACAGTTGGCGTACAGTCCCGGCCCCAGCGAGGGCAGAATACATCTTTCGCGTCGGGGAAATATTACTCCAGCATAAAGAAGAACTTGCCCAGTTAATCAGTCGAGAAATGGGTAAACCCCTAACAGAAGCTAGGGGAGATGTCCAAGAAGGTATTGACTGTGCCTTTTACACTGCTGGCGAAGGACGGCGACTATTCGGGCAAACCACACCATCAGAAATGTCCAATAAATTCGCCATGACTGTGCGAATGCCCATAGGAGTTTGTGCCTTAATTACTCCCTGGAATTTCCCTGTGGCAATTCCTTGCTGGAAAGCTATGCCAGCTTTGGTGTGTGGCAATACAGTCATCCTCAAACCTGCCGAAGATACCTCCGCCTGTGCAACTAAATTGATTGAAATTTTCCAAAAAGCAGGTTTACCACCAGGAGTAATTAACTTAGTACATGGTGTGGGAGAAGAAGTAGGCAAAGCTTTAGTTGAGCATCCTAATGTAGATTTAGTATCTTTTACCGGTTCTTCAGAAACGGGTGCTTTTGTTGGCGCTACTTGCGGCCGCACTCACAAGCGCGTCTGTCTAGAAATGGGTGGTAAAAATGCCCAAGTGGTAATGGAAGATGCCGATTTAGAACTTGCTTTAGATGGCGCAGTGTGGGGAGCATTTGGAACAACCGGTCAACGGTGTACGGCTACTAGTCGACTGATTTTGCATCGTGATATTAAAGAAAAATTTACTACCATGCTTTATGAGCGTACTAGTAAGTTACGCTTAGGTGCTGGTAATGACACTAATACAGATATTGGCCCGATTGTCAATGATAAGCAACTCAAACAGGTGAGCAAATATTTGGATATCGCTCGTGATGAAGGAGCAAAGGTTTTAATTGGTGGAGAAATTGCTCTTGAAGGCGAATTGAAAAATGGTTACTTCTTTCAACCAACTATTTTGGATGATGTAACTCCTGATATGCGCGTCGCCCGTGAAGAGATATTTGGGCCAGTGGTGGCATTGATTGAGGTTAGTTCCTTTGAGGATGCGATCGCAATTCTCAACGATAGCAATTACGGTCTTTCTTCTTCAGTTTACACCCGCGATATCAATCGGGCTTTTACTGCCATGCGCGACATCGAAGCAGGTATCACCTATATTAACGGCCCTACTATTGGCGCAGAAGTACATTTGCCCTTTGGTGGCGTGAAACAAACTGGTAACGGACACCGCGAAGCTGGAACTACTGCCTTGGATGTTTTCACAGAATGGAAAAGCGTTTATGTTGACTTTTCTGGAAGTTTGCAACGCGCTCAGATAGATAACCGCAGTTAA